aaaataatatcaGCATCTTACCCCAAATTCCCCCAGCCTGACTCTGCAAGGGCCATGGCACGGGGGCCAAGAATGCTCACCTGCCCTCAGGCGGCGGCCCACGCCCTTCTCGCCACCCTCAGCCCTGCAGGGAGTGAGGAAGGCCAAAGCAACTCTGACTGCTGTGGCcactggttttcatttttttcaaatttaaaaaaagagaaaggaaaaagttcCCAAATTTGAGGATTCTTTTCCTTCAGACTAGTTTTATTAGTTTGGATATGGTTTGTCAACACTCAaattttttctctcctactttGACACACAAATCCATTCACTCGGAGTCCTCTTCGCCCCATATCTCGTATATCGTGATGTTATTTTGTGGGTCTGCGGGCACCTCTACGTTCTGAATCCTGAGGTTACTGCCAGTTGCCATGACAACTTTCAGATTCCGCACCTTGGACACAAACTGCACAAGGTCCATCTCGAGCTGGGTTAAGGTACTGAACGCATAGTCTCTGTTGGGGGAAgcgttttgatttttctttactgGAGTGCGAAATGAACAGCCTCGAAGGCTAGGATTCTGCTCCTGTCAAGAAAGACATTCAGGATGAAAAATACCGTTGACATTGCTGGGTTTGACACCTAAGAGAAGTTGGCTCTAGCACTGATCT
Above is a window of Camelus dromedarius isolate mCamDro1 chromosome 18, mCamDro1.pat, whole genome shotgun sequence DNA encoding:
- the LOC105098848 gene encoding protein FAM209, whose amino-acid sequence is MRMLKWFLFLPLCLSCGCAFMFSSLRDKAKEPQGKVPCGGHFRIRQNLPEHAQGWLGNKWLWLFFVVVLYVILKFRGDSEKSKEQNPSLRGCSFRTPVKKNQNASPNRDYAFSTLTQLEMDLVQFVSKVRNLKVVMATGSNLRIQNVEVPADPQNNITIYEIWGEEDSE